One Gloeobacter morelensis MG652769 DNA window includes the following coding sequences:
- a CDS encoding phosphoadenylyl-sulfate reductase, with translation MNLLQDQPAMGIDQTTLEHLARQWEDLAPEAILAEAVRCFGDKLVLASAFGPESIILLDMLVKVWPRPQAFFLDTGFHFPETLVLKDRVLARFPQLQLEVVGPLMSVEQQNAIYGERLHDRNPDHCCAIRKVEPLNRALAPYKAWIAGMRREQSPTRGQIGVVQWDSRRGMVKFNPLATWTHKQVWAYIVERDLPYNPLHDEGFPSIGCSPLNCTAPVADGADPRSGRWRGKAKTECGLHV, from the coding sequence GTGAATTTACTGCAGGACCAACCGGCGATGGGCATCGACCAGACGACTCTGGAGCATCTGGCCCGGCAGTGGGAGGATCTGGCCCCCGAGGCCATCCTGGCGGAAGCGGTGCGCTGTTTTGGCGACAAGCTGGTGCTGGCGAGCGCCTTCGGCCCCGAGTCGATCATTTTGCTCGACATGCTGGTGAAGGTGTGGCCCCGGCCGCAGGCATTTTTCCTCGATACGGGCTTTCATTTTCCCGAGACGCTGGTGCTCAAAGACCGGGTGCTCGCGCGCTTTCCGCAGTTGCAGCTTGAAGTGGTGGGGCCGCTGATGTCCGTCGAGCAGCAAAATGCCATCTACGGCGAGCGCCTGCACGATCGCAACCCGGATCATTGCTGTGCCATTCGCAAAGTCGAGCCGCTCAACCGCGCCCTCGCCCCTTACAAAGCCTGGATTGCCGGCATGCGCCGCGAACAGTCGCCGACCCGCGGCCAGATTGGCGTCGTGCAGTGGGATTCGCGCCGCGGCATGGTCAAGTTCAATCCGCTGGCCACCTGGACGCACAAGCAAGTCTGGGCCTACATCGTCGAGCGCGATTTGCCCTATAACCCCCTGCACGACGAGGGGTTTCCGTCGATCGGCTGCTCGCCTCTTAACTGCACCGCCCCGGTGGCCGACGGGGCGGACCCGCGCTCGGGGCGCTGGCGGGGAAAAGCCAAGACCGAGTGCGGCCTGCATGTGTAA
- the pyrF gene encoding orotidine-5'-phosphate decarboxylase: MGSAERVIVALDLADAQAAHALVERAPAVRFWKVGLELFTATGPALIEWLKARGCRVFLDLKFHDIPNTVAGACRSATRLGVDLITVHATGGQPMLMAAAAACTGEAARLGIPAPAVLAVTLLTSLDAQLLEQQLLVRVGVSGYVEHLAALAAASGVQGAVCSPLETALLRERCGNDFLIVTPGIRPGGSGEGDQRRTLTPGEALARGADYLVVGRPVTTAPDPQAAFLAIVAEVDG; the protein is encoded by the coding sequence ATGGGTAGTGCCGAACGGGTGATCGTGGCGCTCGATCTGGCGGACGCGCAGGCGGCCCACGCCCTGGTGGAGCGCGCCCCGGCTGTGCGCTTCTGGAAAGTCGGGTTGGAACTATTTACCGCTACCGGTCCCGCCCTAATCGAATGGCTCAAAGCGCGCGGGTGCCGGGTGTTTCTCGATCTCAAATTTCACGACATCCCCAACACGGTGGCCGGGGCCTGCCGCTCGGCCACCCGCCTGGGGGTGGACCTGATCACCGTGCACGCGACAGGGGGCCAGCCGATGCTGATGGCGGCGGCCGCCGCCTGCACAGGCGAAGCGGCTCGCCTCGGCATCCCCGCCCCGGCGGTGCTGGCGGTGACCCTGCTCACCAGCCTGGACGCGCAGCTGCTCGAACAGCAGCTATTGGTAAGGGTCGGAGTGAGCGGCTACGTCGAGCACCTTGCGGCCCTGGCCGCGGCAAGCGGCGTGCAGGGGGCGGTCTGCTCGCCTCTGGAGACGGCCCTGCTGCGCGAGCGCTGCGGGAACGATTTTTTGATCGTCACCCCGGGCATTCGTCCGGGTGGGAGCGGCGAAGGCGACCAGCGCCGCACCCTCACCCCCGGCGAGGCGTTGGCTCGGGGCGCCGACTATCTGGTGGTGGGCCGTCCGGTGACCACCGCCCCCGATCCCCAGGCTGCCTTTCTTGCTATCGTCGCGGAGGTCGATGGCTGA
- a CDS encoding regulatory protein GemA produces the protein MPASTRLLQLFRERHPTGTVVADLVRFDAGVYTVRAEVRIDRQWVLGSGLAVHTDLERAEERAIERALQVAGFGLAAEAIPREAPAAVFTPPTFEPPPPAGSLPLFEEEPLPAAVNGNGHAPYELEPPVDLSDLLAQSDVQMQRIGWGSKEGRDYLQRTFGKSSRQQLDVAELQAFLRHLKAQPNHLARRNTQAPF, from the coding sequence ATGCCCGCCTCCACCCGGCTGCTGCAGCTGTTTCGCGAGCGCCACCCGACCGGCACCGTCGTCGCCGATCTGGTGCGCTTCGACGCCGGGGTCTACACGGTGCGCGCCGAGGTGCGCATCGATCGCCAGTGGGTGCTCGGTTCCGGCCTTGCCGTACACACCGATCTCGAAAGGGCCGAGGAGCGGGCGATCGAGCGCGCTTTGCAGGTGGCGGGTTTCGGGCTTGCGGCCGAAGCCATCCCCCGCGAGGCACCTGCTGCAGTCTTTACCCCCCCGACTTTCGAGCCGCCCCCCCCTGCCGGATCGCTGCCGCTATTTGAAGAGGAGCCGCTGCCTGCAGCCGTGAACGGCAACGGGCACGCGCCCTACGAACTGGAGCCGCCGGTGGATCTCTCGGACTTGCTCGCCCAGAGCGACGTACAGATGCAGCGCATCGGCTGGGGTTCCAAAGAAGGGCGCGATTATCTGCAGCGCACCTTCGGCAAATCTTCCCGCCAGCAGCTCGATGTGGCGGAGTTGCAGGCATTCTTGCGGCACCTCAAAGCCCAACCCAACCACCTCGCCCGCCGCAACACCCAGGCACCGTTTTGA
- a CDS encoding bifunctional nicotinamide-nucleotide adenylyltransferase/Nudix hydroxylase, which yields MRKKYDYCIYIGRFQPFHLGHLQTVRIALEEASELIIVIGSHRTAPNIKNPWTSSQREQMIRLTLKDEPELLERIHFAPVRDQLYSDNLWVADIQQKVLAIAGDESAIAIIGHRKDESSYYLDSFPQWSYIETGNYRDIHSTDIRAAYLSRAPEASYYDKLPVGVQVSLSTFQSEARFAELCAEYDFIQQNKKAWSVAPYPPTFVTVDAVVVQSGHVLIVRRKSRYGSGLYALPGGFVDQDETLLEGMLRELKEETGLKVPMPVLRGSIVDSHVFDNPSRSLRGRTITHAYFIQLKAGKLPPVKGGDDADKALWMSLADLYIHEDLFFEDHFAIVLHFVSRV from the coding sequence ATGCGCAAAAAGTACGATTACTGCATTTATATCGGCCGCTTTCAGCCGTTTCACCTGGGCCATCTGCAGACCGTGCGCATCGCCCTGGAGGAAGCGTCGGAGCTGATCATCGTCATCGGTAGCCACCGTACTGCCCCCAACATCAAAAATCCCTGGACCTCCTCCCAGCGCGAGCAGATGATCCGCCTCACGCTCAAAGACGAACCGGAACTGCTGGAGCGCATCCACTTTGCGCCCGTACGCGACCAGCTCTACAGCGACAACCTCTGGGTGGCGGACATCCAACAAAAAGTGCTCGCCATCGCCGGGGACGAGAGTGCGATCGCCATCATCGGCCACCGCAAGGACGAAAGCTCCTACTATCTCGACAGCTTTCCGCAGTGGAGCTATATCGAGACGGGCAATTACCGCGACATCCACTCCACCGACATTCGCGCCGCCTACTTAAGCCGCGCCCCCGAAGCGAGCTACTACGACAAATTGCCGGTCGGGGTGCAGGTGAGCCTGAGCACCTTTCAAAGCGAAGCGCGCTTTGCCGAACTGTGTGCTGAGTACGACTTTATCCAGCAGAACAAAAAAGCCTGGTCGGTGGCCCCTTACCCGCCCACCTTCGTGACCGTCGATGCGGTGGTGGTGCAATCGGGCCACGTGCTCATCGTCCGGCGCAAATCCCGCTATGGCTCAGGTCTTTATGCCCTACCCGGCGGCTTTGTCGATCAAGACGAAACGTTGCTCGAAGGCATGTTGCGCGAACTCAAAGAAGAGACCGGTCTCAAGGTACCGATGCCGGTGCTGCGCGGTTCGATCGTCGATAGCCACGTCTTCGACAACCCGAGCCGCTCGCTGCGGGGCCGGACGATCACCCACGCCTACTTCATCCAGCTTAAAGCAGGCAAATTGCCGCCGGTCAAAGGCGGTGACGACGCCGACAAAGCCCTCTGGATGTCGCTTGCGGATCTCTACATCCACGAAGATCTCTTTTTTGAAGATCACTTTGCGATCGTGCTGCACTTCGTGAGCCGGGTTTGA
- a CDS encoding IS982 family transposase → MPSLEALFCHVDDFCQRFEPLWQQQLLDDGLRHRRRPRRLCLSEILTILIAFHQSAYRHFKAFYTEMVCAYWRSAFPGLVSYARFVEWMPSTLMPLSAYLRHCFGPCTGISFIDSTPLAVCHVRRVHAHKVFVGLAAWGKSSVGWFYGFKLHLVVNERGELLAMSVTAGNTDDRKPVPELLKDLHGKVFGDRGYISSKLGRQLREELGMALITKLRRKMTNRLMVMTDKLLLRKRGIIEAINDQLKNISQIEHTRHRSEVNFLVNLVCGLIAYCHKPNKPSVASDADQLNA, encoded by the coding sequence ATGCCCAGTCTAGAAGCGCTCTTTTGCCATGTCGATGACTTCTGCCAACGCTTCGAACCGCTCTGGCAGCAACAATTGCTCGACGATGGCCTGCGACACAGGCGACGGCCACGCCGACTCTGCCTCAGCGAAATCCTGACGATTCTGATTGCTTTTCACCAATCCGCCTACCGCCACTTCAAGGCCTTCTACACCGAAATGGTCTGCGCTTACTGGCGAAGCGCTTTTCCTGGACTGGTCAGCTACGCGCGCTTCGTCGAGTGGATGCCCTCTACCCTTATGCCGCTCAGTGCCTACCTGCGCCACTGTTTTGGCCCCTGCACCGGCATCAGTTTTATCGATTCGACTCCACTTGCCGTCTGCCATGTGCGCCGCGTCCACGCCCACAAAGTCTTTGTCGGTCTGGCCGCCTGGGGCAAAAGCTCGGTGGGCTGGTTTTACGGCTTCAAGCTGCACTTGGTGGTCAATGAGCGCGGCGAATTGCTGGCGATGAGCGTGACGGCTGGGAACACTGACGATCGCAAGCCTGTGCCTGAACTGCTCAAAGACTTGCACGGCAAAGTGTTTGGCGACCGCGGCTACATCAGCAGCAAGCTTGGCAGGCAATTGCGCGAGGAGCTGGGCATGGCGCTGATCACCAAGTTGCGGCGCAAGATGACCAATCGGCTGATGGTGATGACGGACAAACTGCTGTTGCGCAAGCGCGGGATCATCGAAGCAATCAATGACCAGTTGAAGAACATTTCGCAGATAGAGCACACCCGCCATCGCAGCGAAGTGAATTTTTTGGTGAACCTGGTGTGTGGGTTGATTGCCTACTGCCACAAACCGAACAAGCCGTCGGTGGCGTCTGATGCCGACCAGCTCAATGCTTAA
- a CDS encoding ATP-binding protein: MLDIETLQRVPLFANLPQERLHWLLGQGRELWLEPGQIHRAAGEPADYVFVILEGEIQIVKHEGQQEILLVTHVPYTLYGELPILTGDPHYWASGRAQVRCRIFEFGKEAFWEMLSSCSCVMTSILRTMALRMQAVQTLSQHREKLVALGNLAAGLAHELNNPAAAAQRAVRRLHETFQVLQPVALQLGRLVVDCEQQAFLVGLQREALARAASPPRLDPLTRSDREEEVAAWLEAHGVAQCWQLAPTLVGAGLGIDWLARIVERMPTPALERVLVWLEANLSGVGLLTELGQSTERISRLVKSIKDYSYLDQAPLQEVDIHQGLESTLTMLGHRLNGVIAIERDYDYTLPAITAYGSELNQVWTNLIDNAIDALEAGGSGCIRIRTRHEHEVVLVEIADDGPGIPAAAQSHIFDPFFTTKAVGEGTGLGLHIVYQVVVVQHHGDVRLLCEPGDTRFQVRLPIRIG; this comes from the coding sequence ATGCTCGACATCGAGACTTTGCAGCGGGTGCCCCTGTTTGCCAACCTGCCGCAGGAGCGGCTGCACTGGCTTCTGGGCCAGGGCCGGGAGCTGTGGCTGGAGCCGGGACAGATTCATCGCGCCGCCGGGGAGCCCGCCGATTATGTCTTTGTGATCCTCGAAGGCGAGATCCAGATCGTCAAACACGAGGGTCAGCAGGAGATTTTGCTGGTCACCCACGTCCCCTACACCCTCTACGGCGAACTGCCCATCCTGACGGGAGATCCCCACTACTGGGCGAGCGGCCGGGCCCAGGTGCGCTGCCGGATCTTTGAATTTGGCAAGGAGGCGTTTTGGGAGATGCTCTCCTCCTGCAGCTGTGTCATGACGAGCATCCTGCGCACGATGGCCCTGCGGATGCAGGCGGTGCAGACGCTCTCGCAGCACCGCGAAAAGCTGGTCGCCCTCGGCAATCTCGCGGCTGGACTCGCCCACGAACTGAACAACCCCGCCGCCGCTGCTCAACGGGCTGTCCGGCGGCTGCACGAAACCTTTCAGGTGCTCCAGCCCGTCGCTCTGCAGTTGGGCCGCCTGGTGGTCGACTGCGAACAGCAGGCGTTTTTGGTGGGGTTGCAGCGCGAAGCGCTCGCCAGGGCCGCGAGTCCACCCAGGCTCGACCCGCTCACGCGCAGCGACCGCGAAGAGGAGGTCGCTGCCTGGCTCGAAGCGCACGGGGTGGCGCAGTGCTGGCAACTGGCACCGACGCTGGTGGGGGCGGGCCTCGGCATCGACTGGCTGGCCCGGATTGTCGAGCGGATGCCCACCCCAGCCCTGGAGAGGGTGCTCGTCTGGCTGGAAGCAAATCTCAGCGGAGTTGGGCTGTTGACGGAATTGGGCCAGAGCACCGAGCGGATCTCAAGGCTCGTCAAGTCGATCAAAGACTACTCCTACCTCGATCAAGCCCCGCTGCAGGAGGTCGATATCCACCAGGGTCTGGAGAGCACCCTGACCATGCTCGGCCACCGGCTCAACGGTGTGATCGCCATCGAGCGCGACTACGACTACACCCTGCCTGCGATTACCGCCTACGGCAGCGAACTCAACCAGGTCTGGACGAACCTCATCGATAACGCCATCGACGCGCTCGAAGCGGGTGGGAGCGGTTGCATCCGCATCCGCACCCGGCATGAGCACGAGGTGGTGCTGGTCGAAATTGCCGACGACGGCCCCGGTATTCCGGCTGCAGCCCAATCCCATATCTTCGACCCGTTTTTTACCACCAAGGCCGTGGGCGAAGGCACCGGCCTCGGGTTACACATTGTCTATCAGGTCGTGGTTGTGCAGCACCACGGCGATGTCCGCTTACTCTGCGAACCGGGAGACACCCGCTTCCAGGTGCGCTTGCCTATCCGTATCGGCTGA